From the Bdellovibrio reynosensis genome, one window contains:
- a CDS encoding GGDEF domain-containing protein, translating into MKTWMKKLVEQFDMDWGSSPEGKESATPMLTEDRATLLYILDVYNKHLFEIQNHSVRKVRNKLDTFAKELVQPDSESTEKTLFKLRQFISSYRIDEYTYVQNTFDDFKRIIWDFADHLGEEAQVEDAAQADINQSLEQLREAVESNSIEDLRAKSREFINFYLKHQSTKDERRSKRMESIKKNLTTVKKQLMEANQTMRRDHLTGAHNRRSYDEQVRRYLQLHEIDGDPMSLIILDIDFFKKINDNYGHDIGDFILKECVRLLEEAFSREEDFIARLGGEEFAVILPGCDEQAAIKMAEEAMNRIRKEVFVHENAEIRFTVSMGIAEITKNEIADNWYKRADEALYESKQTGRNKYTLAKAPGIKRVA; encoded by the coding sequence TTGAAAACGTGGATGAAAAAACTTGTCGAGCAATTTGATATGGACTGGGGTTCTTCACCGGAAGGTAAAGAATCAGCAACACCGATGTTAACTGAAGACCGCGCAACGTTGTTATATATCTTGGATGTCTATAATAAACATCTTTTTGAAATTCAAAATCATTCCGTTAGAAAAGTTCGTAACAAACTAGATACATTTGCAAAAGAACTTGTTCAGCCCGATTCAGAATCTACTGAAAAGACGCTATTTAAGTTACGCCAATTTATATCTAGCTACCGAATTGATGAATACACTTATGTACAAAACACTTTTGATGATTTTAAACGTATCATCTGGGACTTCGCTGACCATTTGGGTGAAGAAGCCCAAGTGGAAGATGCAGCCCAAGCCGACATCAATCAAAGTCTTGAACAACTTCGCGAAGCTGTGGAATCAAATTCCATCGAAGACTTGCGTGCCAAGTCCCGCGAGTTCATTAACTTCTATTTAAAACATCAAAGCACCAAAGATGAACGCCGATCTAAGCGCATGGAATCCATCAAAAAGAATTTAACGACGGTTAAAAAGCAATTGATGGAAGCCAATCAAACCATGCGTCGCGATCATCTAACAGGGGCGCACAACCGCCGCAGTTACGATGAACAAGTACGTCGTTACTTACAGCTTCATGAGATCGATGGTGATCCAATGAGCTTGATTATCTTGGACATCGATTTCTTTAAAAAAATCAACGACAACTATGGCCATGATATCGGCGACTTTATCCTTAAAGAATGCGTGCGACTTCTAGAGGAAGCTTTCAGTCGTGAGGAAGACTTTATTGCCCGCCTAGGGGGTGAAGAGTTTGCGGTGATACTGCCTGGCTGTGACGAACAAGCTGCGATTAAAATGGCTGAAGAAGCCATGAATCGAATCCGCAAAGAAGTCTTTGTTCATGAAAACGCAGAGATCCGCTTCACTGTTTCAATGGGTATTGCTGAAATTACTAAAAACGAAATTGCCGACAACTGGTACAAAAGAGCGGATGAGGCTCTTTATGAATCTAAACAAACCGGTCGTAACAAGTACACCTTGGCAAAAGCCCCTGGTATCAAACGAGTCGCTTAA
- a CDS encoding S8 family peptidase: MKTTQRFSKKILLLIILLHICAVVAAKAEENRDVIVAIIDTGVDTTHPLIRNHLWVNPKDSKNLNDDDGNGYADDLHGWNFVSNNNDLSDNHGHGTHVAGIILQKARTGKVKFMILKYFDPDQSGEENLLNTVKAIRYAIQMKADIINYSGGGDFKSPLEEAAIRDAQKKGILFVAAAGNDGRNTDRVGYYPAGYRLSNILSVAAMDSHKKLLDSSNYGIETVDIVAPGKDIHSSLPGGKYGAMTGTSQATAWVTGLVAAILVKTERSWKPEDIKKFLDKIAVKDRLLSKKVRSHARISNLAALNSIP, from the coding sequence ATGAAGACGACGCAAAGATTTTCAAAGAAAATATTGTTACTGATCATCCTACTTCACATCTGCGCAGTGGTTGCTGCAAAGGCAGAAGAAAATCGCGACGTCATCGTTGCGATCATTGATACAGGCGTCGATACGACTCATCCCCTTATAAGAAATCATCTTTGGGTGAATCCGAAAGACAGTAAAAATTTGAACGATGATGATGGCAATGGATATGCCGATGACCTCCATGGATGGAATTTTGTTTCTAATAATAATGATCTTTCTGACAATCATGGGCATGGCACCCATGTGGCTGGCATCATTCTGCAAAAAGCTCGCACCGGCAAAGTCAAATTCATGATCTTAAAGTATTTTGATCCCGATCAGTCGGGCGAAGAAAACCTTTTAAATACAGTAAAAGCCATTCGTTATGCGATTCAGATGAAGGCGGATATTATTAACTATTCTGGTGGTGGGGATTTTAAAAGCCCGCTGGAAGAAGCTGCCATCCGTGATGCACAAAAAAAGGGAATTCTTTTTGTTGCAGCGGCCGGTAATGATGGGCGCAATACCGATCGCGTCGGCTACTATCCAGCGGGTTACCGTTTAAGCAATATTCTTTCCGTGGCCGCGATGGATTCACATAAAAAACTTCTGGATTCTAGTAATTATGGTATCGAAACTGTGGATATCGTTGCCCCGGGTAAGGACATTCATTCATCATTGCCCGGTGGGAAGTATGGTGCGATGACAGGAACTTCCCAGGCCACCGCGTGGGTGACGGGATTAGTAGCGGCTATTTTAGTAAAAACAGAGCGCTCGTGGAAACCTGAAGATATCAAGAAGTTTTTAGATAAAATCGCTGTGAAAGACCGACTGCTTTCAAAGAAAGTGCGCAGTCACGCTAGAATTTCGAATTTAGCAGCTTTGAATAGCATCCCGTAG
- a CDS encoding thermonuclease family protein, whose protein sequence is MNILISALSFFLVSSLSFANPCNHDDTTFRCVKVLKNYDGDTITVNIPNVPALIGKNISVRVHGIDTPEVKTKDRCEKEAGRVARNLVSTTLKGAKSVELHNVQRDKYFRILADVMVDGRSLKDILLANNLAYAYDGGTKRHPDWCKALRRPANH, encoded by the coding sequence ATGAACATCTTGATTTCTGCTTTAAGTTTTTTCTTAGTTTCTTCACTTTCTTTTGCCAACCCTTGCAACCATGACGACACCACCTTTCGCTGTGTGAAAGTTTTAAAAAATTATGATGGTGATACCATCACCGTTAATATTCCAAATGTGCCGGCGCTTATTGGAAAAAACATTTCTGTGCGCGTTCACGGTATAGACACCCCCGAAGTGAAAACCAAAGATCGCTGTGAAAAAGAAGCCGGTCGTGTGGCAAGAAACTTAGTATCAACGACACTGAAAGGCGCGAAGTCGGTAGAGCTTCACAACGTCCAACGTGATAAGTACTTCCGCATTTTGGCGGATGTGATGGTCGACGGAAGATCCCTAAAAGACATTTTGCTAGCAAACAACCTAGCCTATGCTTACGACGGTGGGACTAAAAGGCATCCTGACTGGTGCAAGGCTTTACGCCGTCCTGCAAATCATTAA
- a CDS encoding HD domain-containing protein codes for METEKMAPTFDEKKWFELFNNKARVLYPHTDPAHDYLHVKRVVNTAKNLCTLENADWRIVMPAAFFHDYINVPKDDPRRPYASQLSAEATIEYLKSLQYPEDTFEPIRHAIEAHSYSAQIPATTLEAKIVQDADRLDSLGAIGIARCFATSSLMSRPFYSGEDPWAEARDLNDKHYGIDHFFQKLFRLVDHLNTESAKKEGEHRIAFIKTYLEQIKREI; via the coding sequence ATGGAAACTGAAAAAATGGCGCCGACTTTTGATGAAAAAAAATGGTTCGAATTATTCAATAACAAGGCGCGGGTACTTTATCCTCACACGGATCCTGCCCATGATTATTTGCACGTTAAAAGAGTCGTCAATACCGCCAAAAATCTTTGCACCTTAGAAAATGCAGATTGGCGCATTGTTATGCCGGCGGCGTTCTTTCATGATTACATTAATGTGCCGAAAGATGATCCAAGACGCCCCTATGCTTCGCAACTATCAGCAGAGGCGACAATTGAGTACTTAAAAAGCCTTCAATACCCTGAAGACACCTTTGAACCTATTCGCCACGCCATTGAAGCCCACAGTTATAGTGCGCAAATTCCGGCAACCACCCTTGAAGCTAAAATCGTCCAAGACGCCGATCGTTTGGATTCTTTAGGTGCTATCGGCATTGCCCGTTGTTTCGCTACCAGCAGCCTTATGAGCCGGCCTTTTTATTCTGGTGAAGATCCATGGGCCGAAGCGCGGGATCTTAATGACAAGCATTATGGGATCGATCATTTTTTCCAGAAGCTTTTTCGCTTGGTTGACCACTTAAATACCGAAAGCGCAAAAAAAGAAGGCGAACATAGGATCGCCTTCATCAAAACTTACTTAGAACAAATTAAACGGGAAATTTAG
- a CDS encoding MarR family winged helix-turn-helix transcriptional regulator: protein MNPVSGIGEKVSRKEISEFMDCIRHIFKALRVSSSHLEKVLGLSAAQIFVLQKLKEEPGLSINDLAVRTTTHQSSVSVVVKKLEEHGLVSRSISKEDSRRVVVSLTNEGMNRLNTIPSTVQDQMILSLEKMPEEKTTMLATLMKEFVNSAGIVGIKD, encoded by the coding sequence ATGAATCCTGTTAGTGGTATTGGTGAAAAAGTAAGTAGGAAAGAAATTAGCGAATTCATGGACTGCATTCGCCATATTTTTAAAGCACTTCGTGTGTCTTCAAGTCATCTCGAAAAAGTTTTGGGACTTAGTGCTGCGCAAATTTTTGTCCTGCAAAAGTTAAAAGAAGAGCCAGGTCTATCCATCAACGATCTTGCCGTTCGCACGACTACTCATCAAAGTTCTGTTTCTGTGGTCGTAAAAAAATTAGAAGAACATGGCCTTGTAAGCCGATCTATTTCTAAAGAAGATTCCCGCCGTGTCGTGGTGTCTTTAACAAACGAAGGTATGAATCGTCTAAATACCATCCCTAGCACAGTCCAAGATCAAATGATCTTATCGCTAGAAAAAATGCCAGAAGAAAAAACCACGATGCTTGCGACCCTGATGAAAGAGTTTGTGAATTCAGCAGGCATCGTAGGAATTAAAGACTAA
- a CDS encoding RluA family pseudouridine synthase, translating into MIIRRIFESDDFVLIDKLAGVLTTPSRFEEEDIRLCLGTALQAEMKQQIYPVHRLDFEVSGLVMFAKNAEAHRQSNAWFENKLVQKTYRALTTPQDFSHIPANISNPRITFEPKANETLHWKSQLLRGKKRTYESPQGKPSLTLAAFLGTTKDFLLWDLQPVTGRPHQLRYELSRHGFPIVGDALYGSKVPFGENKIALRSYKIDFSKAPSAKAFGLPPAVEIEAEF; encoded by the coding sequence ATGATCATTCGTCGGATATTTGAGAGCGATGATTTTGTGTTGATTGACAAACTTGCTGGTGTGTTAACAACGCCCAGTCGGTTTGAAGAAGAAGATATAAGACTGTGTTTAGGAACCGCTTTACAGGCGGAAATGAAGCAACAAATTTATCCAGTTCATCGTTTAGATTTCGAAGTTTCAGGCCTAGTGATGTTTGCAAAAAACGCAGAAGCCCATCGTCAAAGTAACGCTTGGTTTGAAAATAAACTCGTGCAAAAAACTTATCGGGCGCTAACGACTCCTCAAGATTTTTCCCATATTCCAGCGAATATTTCTAATCCACGAATTACTTTTGAGCCAAAAGCAAACGAAACTCTTCACTGGAAATCTCAACTTTTACGAGGGAAAAAGCGTACTTACGAAAGCCCCCAAGGCAAGCCCAGTCTGACTTTGGCGGCCTTTCTAGGTACGACTAAAGATTTTTTGTTGTGGGATCTTCAACCCGTGACGGGACGACCCCATCAACTGAGGTACGAGTTAAGTCGGCACGGATTTCCGATCGTTGGTGATGCGCTTTATGGTTCGAAAGTTCCATTTGGTGAAAACAAAATCGCACTTCGTTCTTACAAAATCGACTTCTCAAAAGCTCCATCCGCCAAGGCTTTCGGGCTTCCACCCGCAGTGGAGATTGAAGCCGAATTCTGA
- a CDS encoding RlmE family RNA methyltransferase, with product MTYNPRDHYFKKAKQENFAARSVFKLEEIDKKLKLFKPGQTVLDLGASPGSWSQYASQKVGDSGRVLGVDLSPVTVKLKNAVFIQADLRDLNLEEIFKEHGFQPPFDLVLSDMAPKTTGIRMTDQARSMELCELALDVSRRFLKKDGHFVCKLFHSDDFTKLRDEIKKTFHKFEAVKPDSTRKISKEIFLVGISKK from the coding sequence ATGACTTACAATCCACGGGATCACTATTTTAAAAAGGCCAAGCAAGAAAACTTCGCGGCCCGCTCTGTTTTTAAACTTGAAGAGATTGATAAAAAGCTGAAACTTTTTAAGCCAGGCCAAACTGTTTTGGATTTGGGTGCTTCTCCGGGGTCATGGTCCCAATACGCTTCGCAAAAAGTCGGCGACTCAGGCCGAGTGTTGGGTGTGGATTTAAGCCCCGTCACAGTGAAGTTAAAAAATGCTGTTTTCATTCAAGCCGACCTACGTGATTTGAATTTAGAAGAAATTTTTAAAGAACATGGCTTCCAACCTCCGTTTGATTTAGTGCTTTCCGATATGGCGCCGAAAACCACAGGAATTCGCATGACTGATCAAGCTCGTTCCATGGAGCTTTGTGAACTTGCGCTCGATGTTTCCCGCCGCTTCTTGAAAAAAGACGGGCACTTTGTATGTAAGCTTTTTCACAGCGATGACTTCACAAAGCTGCGTGATGAAATTAAAAAAACCTTTCATAAGTTCGAAGCCGTAAAACCAGATTCGACTCGCAAGATCTCTAAAGAGATTTTTTTAGTGGGCATCAGTAAAAAATGA
- a CDS encoding DUF485 domain-containing protein, which yields MSLVLTMSIFFIIVTLIFIVIAIFLPEWMGITGKKAKKIIEEQQEDSKKSDDEKKH from the coding sequence ATGTCATTGGTCCTTACTATGAGCATCTTTTTCATCATAGTGACCCTTATTTTTATCGTGATCGCTATTTTCTTACCAGAGTGGATGGGTATCACTGGTAAGAAGGCAAAAAAGATTATCGAAGAACAGCAAGAAGACAGCAAAAAATCAGACGACGAAAAGAAGCACTAA
- a CDS encoding MFS transporter, with protein MQKSEKKLVNSWAWYDFGNSAYSTTVMAGFFPIFFKNFWSQGTDAVVTTARLGTAISVSSLLIAILSPFLGVIADLKGFKKLFCLLFTFIGVISCAWMGIIPAGDWWNAILAYGIAMMAFNAATVFYESLLPFVARREHMDYASSLGYAAGYLGGGVLFAINVLMYLFPEKFGISDGVLAVRISFIMVAAWWLAFSLPLAKNIPEPAVQFKEGTFFSLSKESLKTLKRTFKSLLREKNLLYFMVAYWLYIDGVYTVMTMAVDFGVSIGFEAKDLIAALLITQFIGFPCAYYFGKVTGRFGTKKPILFCIGVYSITVIAATYMSQAWHFYLLATIIGLVQGGVQSLSRSMFGRMIKKEESGEYFGLFNLVGRFASILGPLVVAFGVTTTGSSRMGMIGLLILFISGGMLLTLVKEPGEQTR; from the coding sequence ATGCAGAAGAGCGAAAAGAAATTAGTCAATAGCTGGGCTTGGTACGATTTCGGTAACAGCGCTTATTCTACAACCGTCATGGCCGGATTTTTTCCGATCTTCTTTAAGAACTTTTGGAGTCAAGGTACTGACGCCGTAGTCACCACCGCTCGCTTGGGTACTGCCATTTCCGTTTCCTCTCTTCTGATTGCAATCCTAAGTCCGTTCCTAGGTGTGATTGCTGACTTAAAAGGCTTTAAAAAACTCTTCTGTCTGCTGTTCACTTTCATCGGCGTGATTTCTTGCGCGTGGATGGGAATTATTCCGGCAGGGGATTGGTGGAACGCCATTTTAGCTTATGGAATTGCGATGATGGCGTTTAATGCCGCTACTGTATTCTATGAATCGCTTCTTCCTTTTGTCGCACGCCGTGAACACATGGACTATGCTTCGTCCCTGGGATATGCAGCCGGATACTTGGGGGGCGGAGTTCTATTTGCCATCAATGTCTTGATGTATCTTTTCCCAGAAAAGTTTGGGATCAGTGACGGCGTCTTAGCCGTGCGTATATCATTTATCATGGTGGCCGCATGGTGGTTGGCCTTTTCCCTTCCTCTTGCTAAAAATATCCCAGAACCCGCAGTGCAATTTAAAGAAGGAACTTTCTTTTCATTGTCTAAAGAAAGTTTAAAAACTTTAAAACGCACCTTCAAGTCGTTGCTTCGCGAAAAAAATCTGCTTTATTTTATGGTGGCCTATTGGCTGTATATCGATGGGGTTTACACCGTAATGACCATGGCCGTGGACTTTGGGGTGTCCATCGGCTTTGAAGCAAAAGATTTAATAGCAGCACTTCTGATAACTCAGTTTATTGGTTTTCCGTGCGCCTATTATTTTGGAAAAGTAACGGGTAGATTCGGTACAAAAAAACCGATCTTATTTTGTATCGGGGTTTACTCTATCACCGTGATAGCTGCGACTTACATGTCCCAAGCCTGGCACTTTTATCTGCTCGCAACCATCATCGGTCTTGTGCAAGGTGGTGTTCAGTCTTTAAGCCGTTCGATGTTTGGGCGCATGATCAAAAAAGAAGAAAGTGGAGAGTATTTCGGGCTGTTCAATCTGGTCGGAAGATTTGCTTCAATTTTAGGTCCACTCGTCGTTGCCTTTGGTGTAACGACAACGGGAAGTTCACGTATGGGTATGATCGGTCTTTTGATCTTATTTATCAGCGGCGGAATGCTTTTGACTCTAGTGAAAGAACCAGGGGAGCAAACCCGTTAG
- a CDS encoding ABC transporter permease, with amino-acid sequence MAHEKRRPAAPLVAKVLLIITIVFLYVPIAVMLLSAVLVRTEGELNFTFKYFLEVFQDESLMDALKNSFIVGLGSSLLATILGTLAALGLHRQKNAMTFLVHGLSLLSLIFPEIVFALSLLSWFFVLKMELGLFTVVLAHISFTLAFAMMTVLARLASLDLSFEEAAKDLGASDWQIYRKIILPLLKPAILGGFILSFLLSFDDFLITYFVNGVGQDTLPVKLYSSMKMGITPKLNALSSLMFLMTLSGLIFFFRSSAFRVFFEQGRGKHAEERKEISQ; translated from the coding sequence ATGGCGCATGAAAAAAGAAGACCTGCAGCGCCGCTTGTGGCTAAAGTCCTCTTGATTATCACTATCGTCTTTCTGTATGTGCCTATTGCAGTCATGCTTTTAAGCGCGGTGTTAGTGCGTACTGAAGGCGAGCTTAACTTTACGTTCAAATATTTCCTCGAGGTCTTCCAAGATGAATCCCTCATGGACGCTCTGAAAAACAGTTTCATCGTCGGCTTAGGCTCTAGTCTTCTTGCTACAATTCTTGGAACATTGGCGGCACTAGGCCTGCATCGTCAAAAAAATGCCATGACCTTCCTAGTGCATGGGCTTTCGCTACTATCATTGATTTTCCCTGAAATCGTCTTTGCACTTTCGCTACTGTCTTGGTTTTTTGTTTTAAAAATGGAATTGGGACTTTTCACCGTGGTGCTTGCCCATATTAGTTTCACATTGGCTTTTGCCATGATGACGGTGTTGGCTCGCCTTGCTAGTTTAGATCTGTCTTTCGAGGAAGCTGCAAAAGACCTGGGTGCCAGTGACTGGCAGATTTATCGAAAAATCATTCTGCCGCTTTTAAAACCCGCGATTCTTGGTGGATTTATTTTAAGTTTCCTATTGTCCTTTGATGATTTTCTTATCACTTATTTTGTCAACGGTGTCGGCCAAGACACATTGCCAGTGAAGCTTTATAGCTCGATGAAAATGGGAATTACACCCAAGCTGAATGCCCTTTCCAGTTTGATGTTCTTGATGACTTTGTCAGGACTGATTTTCTTCTTCCGTTCTAGCGCTTTCCGTGTTTTCTTTGAACAAGGCAGGGGAAAACATGCAGAAGAGCGAAAAGAAATTAGTCAATAG
- a CDS encoding ABC transporter permease — MRLAPRLLVAPFLWFAFFVLIPLIIVMIVSLAQRGPYGIIQWTFGLQNYFNAFNLRYSGILVESLKLASVTSLICLALGVLIAWAMATADARLRSFYVMALALPFLTNLIIRIYAIRLFVGVDGPLQMTLSHLGINFDPYAFTQNKVLVLYGMVTTYLPFMVFPLYGAFEKFDFNLVEAAQDLGANSLQVFFKVLLPNLKTAMGTGLILVFVPALGEYVIPDLLGGAKNMLLGNLITEQFLKSRDWPMGSALSVILMAILLMFSALVVLLRKRTKHGA; from the coding sequence ATGAGATTAGCCCCTAGGTTGCTAGTCGCTCCTTTTCTTTGGTTTGCTTTTTTCGTTCTTATTCCATTGATCATTGTGATGATCGTGAGTTTGGCGCAGCGTGGTCCCTATGGCATAATTCAGTGGACCTTTGGTCTTCAAAATTATTTCAATGCTTTCAACCTTAGATACTCTGGGATCTTAGTTGAAAGTCTAAAGCTTGCTTCTGTGACGTCACTTATCTGTTTGGCGCTTGGTGTTTTGATTGCCTGGGCCATGGCGACTGCGGATGCGCGCCTTCGATCTTTTTATGTGATGGCGTTGGCACTGCCTTTTTTAACGAATCTTATCATCCGCATTTATGCTATTCGCCTTTTTGTTGGCGTGGACGGACCTTTACAAATGACCTTGTCACATTTAGGAATCAATTTTGATCCCTATGCCTTTACCCAAAATAAAGTCTTAGTTCTTTATGGGATGGTGACGACTTATTTGCCGTTTATGGTTTTTCCTCTTTACGGAGCCTTTGAGAAGTTTGATTTCAACCTAGTGGAAGCAGCCCAAGATCTTGGCGCTAATTCATTACAAGTCTTCTTCAAAGTTTTATTGCCAAACTTGAAAACGGCGATGGGCACAGGTCTTATTTTGGTCTTTGTTCCAGCACTGGGGGAGTATGTAATTCCTGATCTGCTTGGTGGCGCCAAAAATATGTTACTTGGAAATTTGATCACAGAACAATTTCTGAAGTCCCGTGATTGGCCTATGGGTTCTGCGTTATCCGTGATTTTAATGGCGATACTTTTAATGTTTTCTGCGCTTGTGGTGCTGTTAAGAAAAAGGACCAAACATGGCGCATGA
- a CDS encoding ABC transporter ATP-binding protein, with translation MNLSIDEGEFFSLLGPSGCGKTTLLRIISGLESATTGQIFLDGKPIDHLSAQKRPFNMVFQRYALFPHLSVADNIAFGLRIKALPKEEIEAKVAQVLALVDMSEFRERMPETLSGGQSQRIALARALVNEPKVLLLDEPLSALDYRMREHMQKELRQLQQKLGLTFICVTHDQEEAFALSDRIGIMNRGVLEQVSSPREIFEKPDSIFSAQFVDATSKLRGELVEVSSDLVTIRLGDGSLIKSKTNMPPQDLILGMSLDAFVNKAMIFGERHK, from the coding sequence GTGAATCTTTCGATCGATGAGGGAGAGTTTTTCTCTCTGCTCGGCCCCAGTGGTTGTGGGAAGACAACGCTTTTGCGGATTATCTCAGGCTTAGAGTCAGCCACTACCGGGCAGATTTTTTTGGATGGAAAACCTATTGATCATTTGTCCGCGCAGAAGCGGCCTTTTAATATGGTGTTTCAGCGTTACGCTCTATTTCCGCATCTGAGTGTTGCTGACAATATTGCGTTTGGGCTTAGGATCAAAGCTTTACCCAAAGAAGAAATTGAAGCGAAGGTAGCCCAAGTCTTAGCTCTGGTTGACATGTCAGAGTTTCGCGAGCGAATGCCTGAAACTTTATCTGGCGGGCAGTCGCAGCGTATTGCTTTGGCGCGGGCTTTGGTCAATGAACCGAAAGTACTTTTGTTGGACGAACCCCTGTCAGCTTTGGATTATCGTATGCGCGAGCATATGCAAAAAGAGCTTCGTCAATTGCAGCAAAAACTGGGTTTAACATTTATTTGTGTCACCCATGATCAGGAAGAGGCTTTTGCTCTTTCAGATCGCATCGGGATTATGAACCGTGGAGTTTTGGAACAAGTCAGTTCACCGCGGGAAATTTTTGAAAAGCCCGATTCTATTTTTTCTGCTCAGTTCGTGGATGCGACCTCGAAACTTCGTGGCGAGCTGGTTGAAGTCAGTAGCGATCTTGTCACCATCCGTCTTGGTGATGGCAGCCTGATTAAAAGTAAAACCAATATGCCACCGCAGGATTTGATTTTGGGAATGAGCCTTGATGCTTTTGTTAATAAAGCCATGATTTTTGGGGAGCGCCATAAATGA
- a CDS encoding polyamine ABC transporter substrate-binding protein, with the protein MSRILILSCVLISFLLGACTKKEETSSAPVSKEVNLSIWGNYLSSEMKEAFEKESGIKINISNYSSNEELLAKIQAGASGIDVAVPSDYMVEVLAKMDQLEPLNMDQIPNKSQIDEKFLKQSYDPENKFSVPYTWTTAGIAVNKELYKEEIKSWKDLLANPKLKGKFALLDDVRETMAAALKMNGHSVNTTNEEEIKKAKAVLLKTKKDVKMFSSDTIDILNNKEVAAAQTYSSDALQAAAKNKNIAYILPTEGGTVAIDNLVILKGSKNKEAAHKLINFLMSEKAEQNKVSTIYGGPVLKNTKATLAEDLKANKALFPEDTSKLESLKDLGDKTKLYEDAWTEIKTN; encoded by the coding sequence ATGTCGAGAATATTGATCCTATCCTGCGTTCTAATTTCATTCCTCCTTGGCGCCTGCACTAAAAAAGAAGAGACGTCTTCGGCACCAGTAAGCAAAGAAGTGAACCTATCTATTTGGGGTAACTATTTGTCCTCAGAAATGAAAGAAGCCTTCGAAAAAGAAAGCGGAATCAAGATCAACATCTCAAACTATTCTTCAAATGAAGAGTTACTGGCAAAAATCCAAGCCGGAGCCTCGGGCATCGACGTAGCAGTCCCATCCGACTACATGGTGGAAGTCCTAGCAAAAATGGATCAACTAGAACCACTAAACATGGACCAAATCCCCAACAAATCCCAAATCGACGAAAAATTCCTAAAACAAAGCTACGACCCAGAAAACAAATTCTCAGTCCCCTACACATGGACCACAGCCGGCATCGCTGTAAATAAAGAACTATACAAAGAAGAAATCAAAAGCTGGAAGGACCTATTGGCCAACCCAAAATTAAAAGGCAAATTTGCCTTACTAGATGACGTCCGCGAAACAATGGCAGCGGCCCTAAAAATGAACGGCCACAGCGTCAACACCACAAACGAAGAAGAAATCAAAAAAGCCAAAGCAGTTCTTCTTAAAACAAAAAAAGACGTAAAAATGTTCAGCAGCGACACCATCGACATCCTAAACAACAAAGAAGTAGCAGCAGCGCAAACATATTCATCTGACGCCCTACAAGCAGCAGCCAAAAACAAAAACATAGCCTACATCCTTCCAACAGAAGGCGGAACAGTAGCAATTGATAACTTAGTAATTCTAAAAGGCAGCAAAAATAAAGAAGCCGCTCACAAACTAATTAATTTCCTAATGAGCGAAAAAGCCGAACAAAACAAAGTATCAACAATCTACGGTGGCCCAGTACTAAAAAACACCAAAGCCACCCTTGCTGAGGATTTAAAAGCCAACAAGGCACTATTCCCAGAAGACACCAGCAAACTAGAAAGCTTGAAAGACCTAGGCGATAAAACAAAACTATACGAAGACGCCTGGACAGAAATCAAAACGAACTAA